From Armatimonadota bacterium:
GGCAAGTTTGTAGAGGTCCAGGGCACCGCCGAAAGCGAACCTTTCAGCGCAGAAACTCTTGGCAAAATGCTCGCACTGGGCAAGAAGGGCATTCTCAACCTAATCGACCTCCAGAAGCAAGTGCTCTCGGAAGGCGTCTAGCCCATATTCTCGAGCATAAAGGCACGGTTGTGACCCACCATTTCTCGGTCCCAATCGTGCCCTCCGGGGTATTCAACAAGCCTTTTCGCATCGCCCGGAATAGCATCGAAGATCGCCTTCACAGCTTCCGGACGGCAAGCAGGATCCTTTAACCCGTAGCTCACCAGCGCTGGGACTTTCACCCGGGTTGCGACATTCATCGTGTCGTAATAAGAAAGTGTGTGCATCACCCGCTCCCGCCCAAGCGGCGCGTCGTCCATCACATCCACCAGCTCTTTCAGTGGGTAGCGGTATGCATTTCGGCTCAGGGCAAATCGCATCGCACCCAGGAACGGCATGTCCGCACAAACACAGCGCACGATCGGCGAGAAAGCCCCAGCCCACAGCGAAAGTCCGGCTCCCTGGCTCATCCCACTCACGGCAATTCGGTCTTCGTCAGCCTCGCTTTGGGCTTGCAAAATCCTGAGCGCGACCAGAACATGTTGAATCAGGGTTCTAAAAATCCAGGTTCCTGGTTCCAGCGCGCCTTGACCGAAGTACCCGCGATGAACGACGTACTTTTCTTGGTGAAATGCGCCCAGGCCGTGTAGGTTCAAAGACAGGCTAACCAGGCCTTCCCTTGTGCCGTATTCGTTCGGCAAAAGACTCTCGCGGCCGTAAGGAGGCACCCAGACAAACGCGGGCGACCGACGAGCTCCTTCGGGATAGGCGATCCAACCTTCGAGCATCAATTCTTGCCCGCCACGAAACGAGATCCGGTCTACAAGGTGGGTGCTCGTGTCGTGTTCTGGGGCACGTTCACGCCGAAAATAGAGCGGAACACCGTGGGCTTCCGCCAAAATCTCCGCCCAAAACTCATCGAAATCGTCTGGGACGTAAGGCTGAAACTCAGTCACTTACTTTGGAACGCCAACGGATCGTTGAAGAGCGTCGACGTGCAAGCCGGTGGTCATCAGCCAGGCGGTTGCGCGCTGGATCATCTCGACCGGACCCGTCAATTGCAGGTGAACCCAGCCAAAATCGGGCTCAATGCTGGCCTTCACCAAATTCACTTCAACGTCGAACTCCCGGCACAACCGGCAAAGCCAGGGTTGGGTCACTTGCTCGCCTCGAGCGGTCAATTGAATATCAACAGTCGTCATCAGTTAGAGTCCAAGAATTCCAGTTTACCCACGCGATTGTAGCCCTGCCGATTGTGTTAAAATCGAACCTATGAAACGGTCAATTTTGGGCGGTCTCGGGCTCGCTTGCCTGATTTTTGCGGCAGGCTGTAGCCAACGAAGCCTGGTTGGAAACTGGGAATTGGGCAGTCTTGAAGTGCTTCCCGGCGCCAGCGCAATGATGACCTTTAACCAAGACGGCACCGCCAAAATGACTATTTTCGCCGCAAAAACTGGCCTCGGCGCAAACATTTCGATTGAAGCCGACGGAAAGTACACCCTCGAAGGCGACAAGCTGACCGTCACGATGGATAAGGTCGGGATCAACGGAATTCCTGCCGTTCTGAAGCCTTCCGTCGAGCCGCGCATCAATGATGAGATGAAAAAGCCTCAGGTGTACACGATGGTTTGGAAATCAGACAACGAAATTGAACTGAAGGCTGATGGCGACCGACTCACGACCATCACTCGGATGAAACCAGGGCAAACCTTGACTGGCGCGGAATCTGGCACCAACCAATGAGCTTTAGGCGCATTGCCATCATCATGGCCGGTGGATCGGGCGAACGATTCTGGCCGGTTTCTCGGCGAGAACACCCGAAGCAACTTCTTAAACTGGCAGACCCAGACAAGTCATTGCTCCAACAAACCATCGACCGAATTTCCGGCTTAGTTCGTAGCGAAGACATTTACATCGCCACTGCCCCGCATCTCGCCAAGCCAATCAAGGACGCCATGCCGAATTTGGGAGAGGATCAGATCCTTGCTGAACCCCATAAGCGCAACACTGGCGGGTGCCTAGTCTGGGTTGCCGCGAACTTACTCGCCAAGGGTGCCGATCCAGATTCGACCAGCATGGCGATTCTGGCCGCTGATCACCGAGTGACTCCGGATACCGAGTTCTGCCGAACGGTAGACGCCGCTTTGATCACAGCGGAAACTTCTGGCGGACTGGTTACCGTGGGTATTCCCCCAACCCGCCCTGAAACGGGCTACGGCTACATCGAACAATCCGATTCTCCTCCAGCCATGCCGCGCGAGGTTCCCGTGTTCTCGGTTTCCAGATTTCGAGAAAAGCCGGATATCGAATCCGCAAAGCAGTTTGTCGCTTCCGGCAAGTTCTTCTGGAACAGCGGAACCTTCTATTGGACTCTGAGGGCCTTCCTCACCAACCTAGAGAAGCACTCACCGGAGCTTTACGCCGGAATACACAGCATCGCAGACGCCCTGCACGGTGGCGATATCGCAGCTGCAGACCAACTCTTCGCCAGCTTGCCCAACCTCAGCATCGACTACGCGCTGATGGAAAAGGCAGAAAGCGTCTACGTCGCTCGAGCAACGTTTGAATGGGATGACGTTGGAGCCTGGGATGCGGTCGAACGCGCGATGCCACTCGATGAATCCAAGAACGTTAGCATCGGTGAAAATCTACTGATCGACACGTCTGGGAGCATCGTTTTGAACTACTCCGGCAAGGCCGTGACCTGCGCTGTTGGCCTCGAAGATATCACGATAGTGGTCACCGATGACGCGATAATGGTGTGCCCAAAACACAAAGTTCAAGACGTCAAAAAGATCGTCGAAAAGCTTAAAGAAACCCGTCCTAATCTCACTTAAAATATCGTTGAAGTGATTAGCAGGAAATGCGCGTCTTAAGGTTGAACAAATAGGTTCAAACGCGCTATGAATTTTCTTGCAAATCTGCAGTCGTTGGCACTCACGCTTCTGGTGGTTGGGGCAGCCATTTTGGCGGTCGAGTTTACATCCAAAACCGAACGTCCAAAATGGGTGCTATGGCCGATTGGGGCGGTCGTTGTTGCGTTCATCCTTGGCTTCATCCCAGCGGTCAAATCTGCCGGTTTCGATGCGGCCACACCTCTCGCCCTGGCGGTAGGTCTGATCATTTCAATCGCAACGCAAATCTTCAGTCCACGCTTGCGGGCATTTGGCGCGGCATCACTTGGAACCGGATCGTTGTTGTTAATCACCCAGGCTCAGGTTCCGGCCACTCCATTTGCAGTGTGGATGGCGATGGCCGCAGGACTCGCGTTTGGCGAAATCCTCTGTAACTCCGAAACTTCATTTAGCGCTCTTCTCGTCATCGCCGCCGGATGTTGCCAGGCTGCAAGCGTCACCCAGCTAGGGGGAATCCATCCTGCACCGGGCGCCCTTCTTGTTCTATGCGCCGGAATTCCGCTGCTCCTCACCGCGGAATCAGGCAAAGCAAAACCAGTCCTACAACTCGTTGCGGCAGGACTTGTTGCCGCACTGCTTTACGTTGGTTCAAACCAGATTTTGAAGTTCCCTGCTATCGGCATCGCGGGCGCAATCGGTGTTATCGCCATGCTGGCGACGATCTGGGCGACGCCGGTTCTTCCCTCGAAGGCATGGAGTTTTGGCTCAGCACTTCTGTGGTTGACCGCCGGAGTGATCGCAATGTCCGACGGAAAATCCATCGGGCTTGGCGCAGTGATTGTCGCGGGCCTCGCCGTCGCATCGATTTTTGGCAAGAGCAACTCCGCAATCGCCATTCTTCCGGTCACCGCGATGCTGATTCTCCGCGGGGTGGCCAATTCCTTCCCAGAAGTCACCCGAGCGCTCGATTTGAGTCAACACTACGCTGTTGTCGGGCTACTCCTTGGTGTCCTTGCCGTGGTTGCGGCCTCCCAGCTCAAGCAGATTCGAACCGAAGCCGGCATCGTCGCCACACTCGGCGCATCGGTTGCAACGGCAATGTCGCCCATCCTCCTGGGCGCCAAGGGAATTCCGGGATTGCTTCTTGGACTCTGCATCGCTCCACTTTTCGTTGAAATGGATGAACATTCCAGCGTCAACGTGTCACTCACGATTGGAAGTGCAATCTTGTTCACAGTATCCGTTCTCAGCGACAAACTCGATATCACTCGTGCCGAAAAGCTTGGGATGCTCACAGGTTCCCTGATTTTCCTTGCGATTATGGTCGTAGTCTGCTTCCTCCTCGTGCGTCAAAAACCTGCTGCTCAATCTGCGGTGAATCCTGAATGAAACTCTTTTCCATTTTTCGATCCGGCGGCCTGATGGCCTTGCTGGTGTTTGTTGGCCTCATCTGCACCTTTTTGGCTTATGGCGTGACCACTGAAATCCCCACTGGTGGGGTCATTGGCACCGTCACCATGAAGGAAAATGGCAAAGTGCTGCCCAATGTCGGGGTGATCTTGCGTCCGGTGGTGAAGGATCCAGAGCAGGAAGCGCAATCGAAGGTTCACTTCATGCGGACCGACGCCACTGGCAAATTCGCATTTCGCAACGTTCCAGCTGGGGTCTACAGCGTCGAAGTCTCAGCCACTGCCCACACGTTGGATGAAAAGAAGATCGTCGTCAATGAAGGCAAGACCCAAACACTTAACCTCGCCCTAGATCCGATCGAACCGTATCTCACGATTTACACGAGTCAAAAGGTCTTCACTCCAAAAGAGGACCCCAACATCCAGATTCACGGATTTGTTAAGGAAAAGAGTCTTAAAGTTAAGCTTTACTCCGTGCCAATCGAGACAATTCTCAAGACTCGCAACTGGTACGAACTGTTCCGCCCTTACAACAACGTTAACTCCTTTGCCGAACTCGAAAAGAACCTGCCGAACGCAAAGGCTGTACAAGAATTCGATTGGAAAATTGAACCAAACGATGCTGAAGGCACTTTCAAGAAGACTCTCGCCACTCCGAAGCTCGCTCCTGGCATCTACTGGATGCGGCTCGAATCGGGCAAGGCGCAGCGAAGCACCTTCTTGATGGTCAGCGAGATCGGCATGGTCGCAAAGGTGGCCAAGGGCAAGCTCGATGCGTTTGTTTCGAACATCGTCACTGGCGAACCGATTCCAGGTGCCAAGCTGACTTACTCCTTCGGAGAATCAGCAACCGAGATCGCAACATCGGATTCAACCGGCCAAGCAAAAGCCGACGTCAAGATTCCGGGAGTTGAGCAAAGCATTGATAGCGCGGTGATCGCCGAGTACAAAGGCAGCCACGCGATCATCACCTTCAGCGATTACGGCTACCGGCCGGATGGCGCGAAGATTCTCATTTACACCGATCGACCGGTTTATCGCCCAGGCGATGAAGTGCAATTCAAAGCCATCGTCCGAGAACCAAATGGCTATCGCTACAAACTTCCTGCCGCGACCAACGCTCAGGTTAGGGTGCTGGATTACACCGACCGAGTACTGGAAGAATTCACCGCGCCGATCAACAACTTCGGAACTCTCAATGGCAAGTTCAACCTGCCCAAGTACAGCACACAAAGCGTCACCATCGAAGTGACCATCGGCGATGCGGCCGAGCGGCAATGGGTCAACATTCAGAGCTACCGAAAGCCAGAATTCAAGATCACCGTTGAACCCAAGAAGGGCTACTTCATTCGTGGCGATGTGGCCCAATTCACCGTCAAATGCGAGTATTTCTTCGGCGGCCCGGTGGTCGGCGCGAAGATCGATGCGACGTTCTTCAAATCGCCGCTTTGGAGTTGGGTCGATCCTGACACTGGCGAAGAAGAATCTAGCGGAGGCTACGGCGAGGACTATCTAGGCGATCAATCCACAGTCACCGACCAGAACGGTGAAGCTACCGTGACCTTCAATACTGCTGATATCAAATTCAGTCAGTGGGATGACATCGACCAAGAACTCTCCGTCCAGATTTCTGGCTCAGAAGGCGATGATCGCTATTTCGATGGTCAAGGAAGCGTCAAGCTAGTTCGCGGCGATTACAACCTCGTCATCGATCAAGAAAGCTATGTCGTCCGGCCAGGCGAGGATGCCAATTTTGAGGTCACGCTGAGTTCAAATGACCCCAAGAGCACCGAGTCTTGGGCTGGAAAGCAGATCGAAGTCGAGTCCGGATTCGAAATTTGGAACGGCAAGGATTCTAGCTTCCACCCGGAATCGAAGCAAGTCGTCACTGTCGACAAAGACGGCAAGGCGAAGTTCACCTTCAAACCTGGTGGAACTGGCGACTACCGAGTCAAAGCACGAATCTCGGATTCCCGAGGCAACCTGATCCAAAGCAGTGCGTGGGTTTGGTGCTGGGCTCAGGGCCAATCGTGGGAATCCCCGAGTTCCAACCTCACCTTGTTGCTAGACAAGAAGACTTACAAGCCAGGCGACGACGCCAAAGTCCTCGTCAGGAGTGGTCAAAAGTCTGGCTCGGTTTGGGTCACCGTCGAAACGGACCGGGTCACGCTCACCAAGGTGGTCAAACTCAGCGAAGGCATCGGCGAGTTCACCTTCCCCGTCACCGACGATCTGAAGCCGAACGCGTTCGTAACAGTCTCGTCGATCTACGAGAAGAAGTTCACCGACGCGCGCCGAAAGTTGAAGATCGACCGTTCCGACGAATCGATCAACATCGCCATCAAGCCGAGTAAGGCGAAACTCCAACCTGGCGAGACGGTCAAATACGACCTCACCACCACAGACATCAACGGCAATCCCGTTTCTGCAGACCTGTCCCTGAGCATTGTGGACGAAGCGATCTACGCCATCGCAAGCGACACGTTGAACCTGATGGACGAGTTCTATCCAGAGCGATACAGCCAGGTCGGCACCTACAACTCCTTCCCCGAGGTGTATCTCGACGGTGGAGACAAGGCAGAGTCAAAAATGTCTGGAGAGGCAAGAATTCGGACAGATTTCCGCGATACCGCTGGATGGTTTGCTTCGATTCAAACCGACAGCAGTGGCAGGGCCACCGTTGATCTCAAACTGCCGGACAACCTCACTTCTTGGAGGGCTACTGCTGTAGGACTGACCTCGGACACCAAGGTGGGCAAATCAGCCTTCAACGTCACGGTCGCGAAGGACCTGATGGTTCGGTTCAGCGCGCCGCAGTATTTCACTCAAGGCGACAAGGCCATCGTCACGGCGAACGTGAACAGCAGCACCGATGCGGCCCAAGACGTTGAAGTCAAGCTACAAGCGGAAGGCTGCAACGTTATTGGCGAATCAACAAAGAAGGTCACCGTTTCACCAAACGGTAGCCAGCAAGTTCAATTCGAAATCGAGTGCAAGCAGTTTGGATCGGCATCATTTTTGGTTCAGGCCAAGAGTGCCCAACATCAAGATGGACTTCGTGTCAGCGTCCCGATCAAGGTTCACGGCCGAGTCAAACCAATGGCTCTAGTCGGTAAGGCAACTTCCGATACATCGCTTGAAATCAGTCGAGGAGATCTTGCGGAAGGAAACTTCTCCATTCGAATCAGCCCCAGCTACCGCAGCTTGCTCGATGCTTCGATCACGCGGTTGATGGACTATCCGTTCGGATGCGCAGAGCAGACTCTCAACAAGTTCCTCGGCCCCGCCGAGTACATGCAGACGATGCAGACCCTCGGCACACCGCTCTCCAGCGAGATGCGCGAGAATATCGCTCAATCCACGGAGAAAGGACTCCAGCGGCTGTACACGATGCAGTCCTCTTACGGCGGATGGGCGTGGTACCAAAATGGCGAACCCGATAAGCACATCACGGCAATCGTGCTCGAAGGTTTGGGCCGGATGCGTCAACTCGGATTCGCTGTCGATGGAGTGATCCTGGACAACGGTCGTGCTTGGGCGGTTCGAACTTTGAGCGCGAAGCCTGCCAAGAACGAATACATGATCGACCGCTACATGTTGGCGGCGGCAGTATTGACTCTCGGCCCGGATGCCACTGCTGAGGCTAGCTTGCCAGCTCGCTGGAAGCCCGAGCACCCAACTTACTTGGTTGCAGCTGCTCTCCGAGGCTATGTGGCGATCGGCAACACGGCTAAGGCAACCGCCGCTTCCGAAGAGCTTTGGCGACGCGCCCAGGTTCGCGAAACCGTCATTCGGTGGCCGTCCACTTTGGGTTCTTACGATTCCGCCAGCACGATTCTCGCTCTGTTGCAATATGGCGTCAGCGCCGAGCAGTTCGAGAAAATGATGCAAGGTCTATCGGAAACTCAATACGGCGGAATGTGGTCGAGCACTCTCGATTCAGGTCTTGCCGTTCGAGCGATGTGCGCATCGCTCGCCAAGTTCCCCGAGCAGCCAATCACTGAACCCGTCGAAGTGTTGGTCAACGGAAAATCGCGTGGCACTCTAAAACCGGGCGATTCAGTCTTCGCTTACACCAATGAAATGGATGAGTTGAAGCCTGGCAAGAACACGGTCGAACTTAAAGTAGCGTCCGGTGTCGTTCGATATGCAATCACTTGGTCGGATACCAAGTTCGAAAACAAACTTGAGGCAATTCCGGCTCAAGGCATCACAGTCAATCGAACGTTCCACGCGCTCACGACTGAGCGGTCAAATGATGGAAGCCTCAGCCTGGTGCCTACCAAGTCGCCAAGCACCCAGTTCACTCCTGGCCAGCCCGTCCGCTGCATCGCCAAGGTGAACAGCAAGAAGGCGTTGTCCTACGCAATGGTGCTGATCCCGCTTCCGGCAGGATTGAAGTCAGCAGAGCGCCTCGACATCGAAGACTGGACTTATTGGTTCGATATGGTAGATGTGTTCGATGACCGAATCGCGATCTATGTTCGCGATATTCCAAAGGGCGAAACAACCTTCGACTTCAACTTGCGTGCTGAAACACAAGGCTCGACCAAGTGTCTCCCTGCGCAAGTGTTCGAAATGTACTCGCCAGAAATGTCAGCCAGTTCATCCGGAGCCACTATCGAGGTTCGGAAGTGAAGCTGGCTCTGACTGGGTTGTTGACGACAGTGGGTCTGGGCGGCGCGATAGCGGTGCTCCAGACCCCAGGGGAAACGGACCTCGGCGCGTACTCCACTACACTCAAGGGTCGAAACAGCAATCAGCGCCAGAACGCAATTCGGGCTCTCGAAGAGCTGAATGGTAAGGTCATCGCTCCGGGCGCGGAGTTTAGCTTCAACCAAACCGTTAAGGGCTGGACTCGCGACGTCGGCTACAAGCTCGCTCCCGTAAGCTACAACGGTCAGTTAGTGGATAGCTGGGGCGGTGGGGTCTGCCAGACGAGCACGACGCTTTACAATGCTGCGCTTCTCGCTGGATTGGAAGTGACCGAGCGCAATCGTCACCGGTTCATGCCAAGCTACGTGCCGCCAGGGCGAGACGCCGCCGTCGCCTTTGAGAACATCGATCTACGATTCCGAAACACGTATCCTTTTCCGATTCGGATTCTCGGATCAGTTCAAGGTGAACGCCTCATCATCAAACTCTCTGGCTCGGGCAAGGCGGTCACTCCACTCAGCGTGTCCAACGAAGTCCGAGACATTCGAGAGAAGTCCACACACGTTTATCGCGGGACGAAAGACCGAATTCGAAACTCCGGCAAGACAGGCTTTGAAGTGTGGGTTTATCGCAACTGGGCAGATCGGCGAGAGCTGATCAGCACCGATGATTACCCTGCGATGGATGCGGTGATAGAAAAGTCCCGGTAATCCTAACATCTTGGCATCTTGCACGTCTATGGAACGGTAAGCACGGGTCAACGCGCATGTTTGGAACGGTACAGAAATTTCGAATCAGCTTTGTTAGTGTGCTAGCCGTATTGGGTTGCATGAGTTTTGCGCAAACTCCTGGTGCGACCGTACAGGCAGGGATCGATGCGGCCATTGCGGCGGGTCAAACCACTTACCGACTGCCCGCAGGTCAAATCAGCCTCACTGAGAGTATCGTGATTCCGGCTGGTACCAAGAATCTGACCATCTTGGGCGCCTCTGGCACTCGGCTCGTCCGAACCAATACGGCCGATTATCCACTGATCCGAATCGGAGACGGATCGCCATATGGCTACGATAACAGTTCATTCTCCAGGTACTCGAGCTTCGCGGCAAACCCAGCCGCTGAGGGTGACACGACGATCACCACGACTGGCATTCCTCCGACTCAAACGGGTTGGTACGCGATCATCGGAACCCACTCTTTGAACGATATCGTGACCCACTCCAATGGCGTTCAGACCTATTGGTTCAAGCGCGAGCTTATTCGGGTCACTGGAATCAATGGCAATGTCCTGACCATCGATCAGCCTTTAGGTCGGGATTTTGGCAATCCAGAATTGAGACTCGTGAGCCCAGATGGGGCCATTCCGTCGAATCGGTTCGTGGCCGAAAACATCACCCTTCGGGACTTCTCAATCGCTGGTCGATCAACGGTCAACAATGGGATGGTGCAAAAGGCTGTGGTCGCTTGCATGGTCCAGAACTTGACTCTTGATGATCTCACCATCACCGGTTTCGTCAATACTGCGGTCAGCGTTCAGTTCGGCAAGGGCATCACGGCTACGAAGCTTCGAATCTCGGACGGCAATCTCAGCTCTCTCGGCTACGGGCTTGAATTCATGGGCACCCGAATGGTCACGGTGCGCAACTGCACTTTCAGCACGATTCGATGCGGCACGATTTTCCAAAGCGGCAATATGGACGCTTTGATCGAAGATGTTGTCGCAACAAGCAACGTCGTTACTGGCCTCGACGGCGGTCACGGAACGGGTGACAAGCGCATCACTTTCCGGCGATGCCTCGCAACCAACTTCAATGTCGCGAATCCTTCTTATCGACGAGGCACTTCAGACGTCACCATCGAAGACTGCACCGCTCTGGACGGCTTCAGCATTTATGGCGGCGCCAAGAATGTCGTGATCCGCGGCATGTATCCGGGCCAGACCATGACTGGAACTGTGATCCGCATGTTCACCGACTCTGGCGGCTCCGGCGTTCCACAGGGCCTTAGCTATGTCGAGTCACTCACACTGGAGAACGGTGCCACCGTACGAGGAGTTCTGGATGGCGTAAACACCCAGCTGCTGTCGATCACCAACACACCACCCGCGCTCGGCACGCTGACCATTCGAAATTGGTCGTTCAAGAATACGGTTTCCAATACTGGTGCAGCACTATTTTTGAACAGCACCAGCATCCCTTCAAATGTGATCGTCGAGAACAGCCGGCTTGAGAACACCTACCTTTATAGTGCACCGATCCTAATCAACAGTACGACTGGAGCAGGGCGATTCAACCTGGTTCTCAAGAATAATCGCTTCGTCACCACCGGGAGACATGCTCTGATGATCATGAATGCGGCTAACGTTGCAGTTGCTGACGAAAATGGCAACACCTATAATGGTGCACAGCTTCAGAACACTCAGGTCTATGGTGCATTTCAGGTCGGAATGCGCCCCTGAGAAAATTATCACTATTTAGTCGCAATCCTACTAACACTTTCAGGAAATTTAAGACAAAATACGAGGGACTGGCAGATTGTCAGGTTCCTCGTTTTTTTGCATTTTTGCTATGAGCGCAGCCCTCTCAATGAATATGAAGTTTTCTACAGGCATTTTGCTTGGCATGGCTCTGATCAAAGTGGCCGGAGCACAAGCATACGCCGATGGCAATGTCATACAAGCCCAACTCAATGCGGCATTGTCGAGCGGCATGCCATTTTTTGTACTCCCGAACACCACGATCACGCTGAAGAGTTCGCTGACAATCCCGAGCACCGCGCGCGACTTTACGTTGATCGGCGGGGATAATACAAAGCTGATTCGCTCTTCTGCTGCGGACTTCCCGCTCTTGTTAATTGGAAATCAAAACACATTCGCTTTTTCAAATACTCCGTTTGCAGCGTTCCAAAAATTCAACATCCAGCCAGCTTCAGAAGGGGCGAGCACACTGCAACTCAGTTCGGCCACGACATGCCCTCCTGGTACCTACGCCATCGTTGGGGCGCATCCGACAAATGATATCGTTCGCCACTCGAACGGCATCACGACCTTCCAATTTAAGCGCGAACTCATCAAAGTAACTGGGCAATCCGGAACAACTTTGACTCTGGCCGAGCCAATAGGGCGGGCATTCGACACTCCCGAACTCTATTTGATCGAGGCAGATTCTGCGCCGAGTTCTCAGTGGCAGATCGCAACTCGAATCCGTGTGATCAACGTTGCAATGGACGGGCGATTGGGAGATATCACCGATGGCCGCGCGGCTATCAGCAAATTGAATCGCGTCTCAAAAGCGTTCGTAGTAGGACTCGCGCAAGACATCAATATCGATAATGTTAGAGTTAAGGGATTCAGCAATTCCGGCATCAACGTGATGATGAGCAAGCGGGTCACAATCCAGAACGCAACGATCTCGGAGGGAAACACCAAGGACCTTGGTTATGGCATCGAATTCGCTGCTACTCGGTTTACTTCGACCTACAACTCGACGATGCAGGACATGCAGGTTGGCATAATTTTCCAATCAGGCGCCATGGATGGCTATGTTTCGAACTGTGCGATTCCTCCAGGGCGAGGGTCTTTCGACGTCAGCCACGGTTGCGGCGAAAAACGGATCACCTACGAAAATTGCACCGCCGACAAGTTCAAGTTCGGAAACTCCAGCTACCGGCGCGGAGGCAAGGATCTCAGAATCATCAACTGCAGCGCGTTTAAGGATCTTGTCATCAACTCCAACGCCGAAGATGTCCTGATTAGAGGTTATCACCCATCCGAACCGATCACGGCTCAGCGGATTCTGATTTTTACAAACCAAGATGGCTTCGGGATTCCAACAGGACCAATCGGACCGATTTCACTGCGGACGGAACAAGCGATCATAAGCAACTACGAGCTCCCCGGCAAGACGCTGGAATTCATCAACGATGTCGCGACGACTCCTTCTAAGCTAGGTAGCGGAACATTCGTGAACACGGTCTTCCAAAACAAACTGCTCTCCGGTAACGGTGTCATTGAGGTCGGCGGAATCACCAATCCTTGCTCCCTCACCTTCCAGAGCTGCGGGTTCAACAACTACAACCCTTCGATCCCTCCAGTCAAGTTCTGGGGTGTTGGTAGCGGTGGAGCGTGGAATGCCAGCTTTACTTCTTGCACCTTCACAGGGCAGGCACCACATGCACTTCGAACGGAGACTGGAGCAAACGGTACTTACCACTTCACTGGAAACACCTACAATGGCTCTCCTGTGACCGCCACCAATACGAGTAACGGCGGTGCTCCAGGGTCAACGTTCGTCTTCCATTGATCTGAAATACTTACGAAAAAACGAGCGGCTGGATATTTCCAGCCGCTCGAATCGTTTTGTCTCGATATTCCTTAAGGAATGTCGCTCTCGCCGAAGTTGGCGACCACGATATCGAAGTCAGTCGAGCCGACCTCACCATCGCCATCAACATCGCCGACGCCAGAGTTGCCAAAGTTAGCTACCAGAGCATCGAAGTCAGTCGAGCCGATTTCTCCATCGCTGTTCACGTCGCCGTTGACCATCGCGATCGAGACGCCGCTCACGCCGAGCGAAGTCAGATTCAACGAACCAGCAGGGCCGCGTCGCAAGAACGTGCCGCCACTGAGAGCGAGGTCGTAGTTACCGCGCAGAGTGG
This genomic window contains:
- a CDS encoding right-handed parallel beta-helix repeat-containing protein, translated to MSFAQTPGATVQAGIDAAIAAGQTTYRLPAGQISLTESIVIPAGTKNLTILGASGTRLVRTNTADYPLIRIGDGSPYGYDNSSFSRYSSFAANPAAEGDTTITTTGIPPTQTGWYAIIGTHSLNDIVTHSNGVQTYWFKRELIRVTGINGNVLTIDQPLGRDFGNPELRLVSPDGAIPSNRFVAENITLRDFSIAGRSTVNNGMVQKAVVACMVQNLTLDDLTITGFVNTAVSVQFGKGITATKLRISDGNLSSLGYGLEFMGTRMVTVRNCTFSTIRCGTIFQSGNMDALIEDVVATSNVVTGLDGGHGTGDKRITFRRCLATNFNVANPSYRRGTSDVTIEDCTALDGFSIYGGAKNVVIRGMYPGQTMTGTVIRMFTDSGGSGVPQGLSYVESLTLENGATVRGVLDGVNTQLLSITNTPPALGTLTIRNWSFKNTVSNTGAALFLNSTSIPSNVIVENSRLENTYLYSAPILINSTTGAGRFNLVLKNNRFVTTGRHALMIMNAANVAVADENGNTYNGAQLQNTQVYGAFQVGMRP
- a CDS encoding VanW family protein, which encodes MKLALTGLLTTVGLGGAIAVLQTPGETDLGAYSTTLKGRNSNQRQNAIRALEELNGKVIAPGAEFSFNQTVKGWTRDVGYKLAPVSYNGQLVDSWGGGVCQTSTTLYNAALLAGLEVTERNRHRFMPSYVPPGRDAAVAFENIDLRFRNTYPFPIRILGSVQGERLIIKLSGSGKAVTPLSVSNEVRDIREKSTHVYRGTKDRIRNSGKTGFEVWVYRNWADRRELISTDDYPAMDAVIEKSR